Proteins from a single region of Electrophorus electricus isolate fEleEle1 chromosome 5, fEleEle1.pri, whole genome shotgun sequence:
- the bola1 gene encoding bolA-like protein 1, translated as MFSSAHCFIRCSTLTFTTFRQSSHFMSHMDPGVARPVEGTIRTKLTQALQPDHLEVLNESHMHAVPPGSESHFRVLVVSTHFEGLPLLQRHRLVNEALREELSSRIHALAIQAKTPEQWRSDPTLAKSPQCRGGSKHDSTVVEKLKPELE; from the coding sequence ATGTTTTCCAGTGCTCACTGCTTCATACGTTGCTCCACTCTTACATTCACCACCTTTAGACAGTCATCTCATTTCATGTCACACATGGATCCAGGCGTTGCCAGGCCCGTTGAGGGTACCATCCGGACCAAGCTGACCCAGGCGCTCCAGCCGGACCACCTTGAGGTGCTGAACGAGAGCCACATGCACGCTGTTCCTCCAGGCTCCGAGTCCCATTTCCGGGTGCTTGTGGTGAGCACTCACTTCGAGGGGCTGCCCTTGCTGCAGCGCCACCGTCTGGTGAACGAGGCCCTGCGTGAGGAGCTGAGCTCCCGCATTCACGCCCTCGCCATCCAGGCTAAGACACCTGAGCAGTGGCGCAGCGACCCCACCCTGGCCAAGAGCCCACAGTGCCGCGGGGGCTCCAAACATGACAGCACTGTAGTGGAGAAGCTCAAGCCTGAACTGGAATGA